Below is a genomic region from Carassius auratus strain Wakin unplaced genomic scaffold, ASM336829v1 scaf_tig00216183, whole genome shotgun sequence.
AGAGTTTGAAAAATTCCAAGCCAAGTATCTCTGTCGCTTATTTTGAAATGGCTATGGAAAAGGGTTCGAGTGCAGGGTCAATGGCATTCAGGTTCTTCTTCGAGGGTGGAGGAAACGTGTTTTAATGGACACATCTGAAATGAGGGTAATGAAAAGGGTCAATTAAAAGTGCATGGTGTGGAGCAGCATTACTCCTCAACTTCCCATGTGCCCTTTCTACAGAAGAAGCAGCTGCTTTGAACGTCACGCTCTAAAGACAGAAGTGAGCTCTCGTATATACACATCTGCACACAGGCAGAATATTACATCCTTCTATTAAAGTACTGTCAATTAAAACAGCAAAAtgacaatcaaaatataaataaaatgcactaaAAACATCTGATCTTCTTAATACTGAAAATTGAGCTTAGAGACATCGGGCTGATGGGTAACTGTCAAGACAATGGCAGTGTTTCGCTACATGGTTCTGGAGGAGAGGTGAGATGACTTGAGGGCCTGAACATGctccttctctctcacacacacacatacacacacacacaaactctcataGAGATGAGAAATTAAAATGATGACGTAACCTCCCCTTCAGGACCTGTTGTGACAAACACTGGACTATTGAGACCTACATAGGTACGGAAACGTATGTACAACACAAGCATGCTGTGTGTTTTCTTGTAAGAAACGTCCAGTTAATTATTACTATAATGACGCTGCCAAATAAACCATATAACTTAGCATTCCTCATCACCTTCAACAAAATGTTCTTATAAAAGAGACCAAAGAAGTATGAGATGGATCAGAACCGCTCTGTGAGAACACCACCGGTTAGTAGTCAACAATCGGCACATCCTGTAGTGATCAGaatcagtgtttgtttgtagtgTCTTGGAGATATCTTTGTGTGAGCTGAAGGCTCCTTGTTtctgagtgtaagtgtgtgtatgtatgtgtttgtatgaGTCTCTAGGGGTCCTATAAGAGGGCTTTCTCAGGGTAAGGGGTCTGTTGGTTGTCTGCAGGGGCAGGGAGGCTCTGGGTGGAGGGCCCGGTGTAGCCGGGGGTCTGGCTCATGGCACATTGAGCACCGGCTGGGGTCTGGTAGGACTGGACGTCAGCTGGAGGCATGCTGCCAGGGGGCGGGCTGTAGACTGGAGGCTGGCCCATGTACATATGGACATCACTGAGACACAGATCAaataatacatgcatttatttcaacataattatacaaatataataataattatcccaCCACcagtaatacattaataataacaataagttgttaaataaaattataaagccttatttttattattttaataataataatgatattaaatatttcatctaatcatacaaacattattattattattaatgcatactgctaatttttattattgttaacttaacttgtttattattaataatatcaacaaaatattaaatattttatctaattatactaaaacataaaaattatggCATCTATACATTATTATAACTTCGATcacttatttgatttattattattattatcatcatcaatacTATCACTATCAATGAACAGATACAACTTCAATAGTGATCAATAATTTAAGTAACAAATtgcttataataaattattatatttttatattttattaattcatagatctagctttttaaaataagaataactactaatactaatactaataaaataaaatgcactaaAAACATCTGATCTTCTTAACACTGAAAATTGAGCTTAGAGACATTGGGCTGATGGGTAACtactactaatattaataataatactgataacAACAGAAtcatgcaaacatttttaaatatactacaattattttatttgtgtaatataGTAAAGTGTGATTACGTGGGAGCCGGCTGCCCGGCCATTGGTGTTCCTGTTTGGTTCATTGCAGAGAGCTGCTCCATCGGGACATTGTATCCTGGAACTGCTGTGCTGCCCATTGCATACTGCCCTCCAGTGGGCTGGCCAGGATacacctgaaaataaaacagagacaTATCCTAACATATCACTACCAAAACAATCAACAACAAACAGCCATAATAGCAGTTTATACCAATAGCAATTAACAGTTTGTCAGACTCTCACCTGTTGGGAAGCGTTTGGGGTCTGCTGCATGTAGTATTGCTGGCTCTGTAGTTTGGCATACATAGCATATACTGGGTCTTCATTCATTAGATTAGCATAGAGAGACAGCGCTTCCATGACCTTCACGTTCAGTTCAGACAGCTCCGagtgttttctgaaaacaaacaCGGCAGATTTATTACACATGAGATCTATATGGCATGACGTGTGCATTTGTCTCATTGGATttcattcactaaaaagaattggAGGTTGGTTACTGGCATTGCTAGATTTATGGAAGGATGGATttgcattaaatttgttttagatAGGAATTTTTGAATACCTGTCAATGTCCTCCAACTTCTGGTCAATGAGAGGACCCATCTGGTTGCAAGCAGCTAATCGGGAGAAGAGGAACAACTATGAATCAATGACTTAATCTTTTCAACAGAATCAACATGTGAATCTGTTTTATACTCACCCTCCAACTGCAGGAGTTCACAGGTGTCTGACTGGTCATCTGTTGGATCTGCACTCTGGATCATCTGAAGCAGCTGGTCCATTTTCTCCTGCAGAACATTGCAAAGACATTACAGACTAGACTGCATGACACTTTCTTGAGAGCTGCTACATGTATGACTAATTCGAAACACAGTTCTCCACCGGGAGCATCTGACGTCTTCAAAGGGAAAGAGTGAAAAGTGGATCATTCATTTCACTATGCTATTTCATGTACTTTGTAGTTGTAAGGGTTGTGTATGAGAGGAATACAGTGCCAAATAGTGTGAGAAATATGTAGCCTCACCTCATCGATGTAGACAGGCTCTGGCTCCGGTTCAATCGTCTCTACCTGGACGTCTTCACTGAACTGCACTGTCTTCTTCTCGGTTTTCACTTAGGAAAGAAAAATATCAAAGATGATATAAGCCAAAAATCCAAGAAATATAATCCAGAAATCCAAAAGGATATTGTTTTGACAATGCACACTAGGCTCTGAAAGTCAGAGACCACGCTGAAAATATGGTAATTGAAAATAACTGAAtcctgtaaatgaacaaaaactgacATTTGGAagattttggttttcaaaaaaaggGTTTTGTGACATTAATCCTGTCAATTCCTAGGTACAGAtcaagatgctctttggatcatTCTCCAATCATGCTGGCATGACTGCTTGGCATGATAAAGCAAAAGACTGACATAAAATTTTAAATTGACCTCATGTGGAAAATCATAAGAATacacataatttattaaaaataaataataataataataaaaattctccAGTGGTCTATGATGTCTTTGGACTCCAATGTAgtcacagttttttatttatgtacactactgttcaaaagtttttttttaatgatggttTCCAATGCTcagtaaggcctggttcacacgggacgattttaaaattgtcggccgattttccaaacctgagagaccccacacacggcgataaaaaaatcacgggtctaacagttttggtcgttcagtgtgtggtgtgcagccacacggcaaaatcaacacatcacacacgaaccgatttgactcccgagcattcccaggtcagacgggaaatctcgcaaaatccctcgagatcaaacatgacttcagagtaaacaatcatggcggaccaAGAGCATGCAGTCAGTGGccattgtgctttgtttttaacggaaaaaaaagacaacgcgagcatggactatacttgctacatcatgatatggaggaaagttgttgtttatctcatagaaatgttgttacgtactacacagattaataaccgtggaaataaacgttcatatattcgtttccatgtactctggtggactgcagttgtggatgtagttatgcccatcgactttatttgtatttgttatattttatacgcaggctgttttgtttttgtttcccgGTAtttcctcaccgcctcgtcacctcgctttctgattgtcTACACGctacagtccacaggctgcgtgattgtttgtcctcgggggacaccacacacgagaagaaatcgggccaaataaatccaacatgttggatatccccgatttgagaccGGAGTGGTCCTGatgttcttccgagcagaggagagcagtcttaacacaccacacacggcaggaatatttgatcagattattttacgataatcggagcatcctaagattgtcggaaggggtgaatcggggctaaaatcggcctaattatcctgccgtgtgaaccagccttaaagctgcatttatttgattaaaaaaaaaaaatacaacaaaagcagCAATATTGTGAATACTTATTCAAActcaaaatatctattttaatatattttttaaaaattgtttatttctgtgatggcaaagctgcatttttatcagtcaatttagtgtcacatgatctttcagaaatcagtcaaatatgctgatttactgctcaacttaatgtttattataaccatgcttgtaaaaaaataataataatttaaatggatggtAAAGTGAAAAGAGAAAAACTATTGTGCAACAGTCAGAAAGATGACTTTAAGGGGCTGCAGACCGACAGGTGGAAAAGAGTAGATGACAGCTTTACTTACTCATCTCAGGCTCTGCTGTCAGGTCTGCTGTCACAAAGTTTGACGGAAAGAGTCCAACACCCTGATACGTCTCACCCTTCCACCAATTAGGGTCACTGTGAGAGAAGAGATGCTAAAGCACCCTCCTGctaactgtcatttaaaaaataactctttggctgtgtttggaatCATTCATTCAATCTCTACAGAGATCTGAAGGTCTACTAACCTCCTCACACAACTTCTGTTTCATAGTCATCATGTGTAGCTTAGCAACCAAACTGACCAAAGTGGAAACAAGCCTTCCAAACAGAACAAAAACGACCAATGTGTAGTGAATATCATACGAAGGGAATGATTTCAAACACAGCCTGTGAGAGAAATTCACTGTGACCATCAGTGAACAGAACCAGACTCACCTGTCATCCAGGATGGTGATGATCTCGCCGGATTTAAAGGTGAGCTCGTTGTCCTCGGCTGCCTCGAAGTCATAGATGGCCCTGACCTTTCTGCCTTCAGCCTTGTGAGATGTGAGGAGGCTGCTGGTGCTCGGGTAGAGGCCAGACAGAGAGACCTGGGGCTGCCGCTGGTCCTTCAGAGACAGTTCGATCGCTGAGAAAGGGACAGAGACAGAGATCTAGCTTTCTTCAAGATGAGTTATTGCAGACTTAGCTTCACATATTTGCACCCACCTTTAGCaatgtcttcttcttctttcttgttGGTTGATGTTGCAGGGTCTTTAGCTACCAATGCAGGACTGGCTTTAGCTTGTTCTGCTGCCTGAACAAATAAAGTTAAACATCTCATTACTTAAACAATATCATACACATTTTTTCGCCTTATGAGAAGAGTCACATAACAGAAGGTAACATAACGGCTATTCAACACTCAATATAGTATACAGTCTGCATATAatggaaaaaaaggaaatgaaaagcAAATTGAAAGagagaattaaataataaaatgataagaaTAACAGccacatatttattatatataaattcaaatgtttggcatcagtaagatttaaaaataaattgcaacAGAAGTCATATGTTTATTAAGCTTTTAtataaacagtaaaacagtaatattatatcttaaaattacagttttctaCTTGAACACTTTACTTttaaaggtccaattctcgctattgaacaaaccattaactacgaccCTTACCTCAttaaacttctaatttgctgcttattaatagttagtaaggtagctgttaagtttaggtattggtgattagggatgtagaatatggtcatgcagaatatgtgcttttaatGTACTAATAAATAGTCAATATGTtagtaataggcatgctaataagcaactagttcctAGTGAGTATTGgttcctatactaaagtgttaccatattttgtattattttatgatgtaatttAGTCATGTGATGTCAAAGCAACTTTAGCTTaagatttttgtgaaaaccatgatatatttttaggattattttattagaacatttatttgatatctttatcatttatttgaaatataaatatattttataacattataaatgtctttactcttacttttgatcaattttatgcatctttgctagctatatatatatatatatatatattatgaagctGCACTCCTGACACACATTTAATCACTTAGAGATAACTACAGCATTTTACAGAATCCAGTGAACAGGCAGATCTGTGCAGTGGGGGTCTGGATCGGGCTGCTCACCTGAGAGCCCACGGCGGGGAAGATGACGCCCTGTTCTCTGAGGTTCTTGATCATGGCCGATATGAGGCTGAGCTGGGGGTCATTACGGAAATCCTCAGCCCATTCCACCATCAGAGCCTTCAGCTTCTCACACACTTTTGGGTGTCCCTTTAGAAGAAAAGACAAAACATCAGTCTTTAACTGCTGGACGAAACAATTAAAGCATGCAGTGTTTctacaaacaaaatgaaaaacatacCTTATTTAGCACGTTGCTAACTTCACTAGCAAATTCCCTGGAGCAAACCTCTAAATGGAATATTTTTCCACAGTTTGACACACACGCACCCAGTAGCTATGGAGGAGAAAACACTCATTTGATTCTTGATAGCTCATTAATGGCTTCTGATGTTTGCATACTTGAGAATAAAGCATTATTTCTCCTCATCCAGTGGAAAGCATTAAGAAACATTTGCCTTACCGTCAATGCTTGCATGGCAACATGCGGATCCTTGTGATTAACTCTCCTCATTATAGATCGCAGGCATTCTTTAGGCCTTCAGAAGACAAGCAATAAGATTTAACCTTTTAATCACCCATTTATCTAAaagacattcacaaaaaaaatccaGAATGCTCATTGGCTAACCCAGTGCGAGACTGTCCAATCTTGTCACAAATGTCCAAAATGAGGCCCCAGTCCTCAGCTGTGTTCAACTCACTTGTCGCTTTCTctgcaaaagaataatgataaatatttccTGTGATTTTTCCTGTGATTCAGCTGCATAACATTCATTTGCAAATTAATTAATGTGTATCTGTGAAAGGCCACAGGGTCTGTTACACCTAATTATAGAAACCAGAGTCAGAAATAACCAGTGCCTAAGAAaacaaatgccaaaaaaaaaaagaaagaaaagcccCAGGTTATACAGGAATAATAACGGGTTATAGTTGGGATATATCTATAAAATGTTTggtatgttttactttttttcatgtttttaaagtcTCATTATCATCAAGGCTgaatttgtgtatttaaaaaaataggttaaaaaaattataataataaaaacatctcaattttgtgctcaagaaacatttcttattatcaataatgAAAATGCTGTTAATATTTAGTGGGAACTGTGATACAAagtttacaaaaattataatttgaattacAAATCATTTGTACAATTATATGccactatatattttatatgaaactCTATTTACagcaacttttattattttactttttaaatttaaatgcaactAAATCAACAACCATAATTGTTTAAATCCCCATGAAAATCAATTCCAGCCCAGGCAGCAAAtatttcccacacacacacacacacacacaaaagttaaTTTATGACAGAACCAATTCCGCTGTTTAGAGAAGGTTAACCAATGACCTGCATTTGTTGTGAGATTCTGTTTGTCAATCTAGCAAGCTGTCAAATAGAGGACAGAGGTCagccaaaacaaaaacacaatggcCTGTTCTAGTACAGAAACAcccctaaaatacattttataataaacaaaaccaGCTAGGAGATTAATTCTGCACAGACACTTCTTCTATGCCTTCAGACCAGCTCAAACAATGACAATCTGCAGCTACTGTACATCACCCCAGCAGTCACTGCCAAAATCTGACATTCCCCACATCTGCAAAGTAGGAACATTTTCAGATCAATTCATATGCTCAAAAATGTTTATACCGAACCAAATTTTCACGCACTTcctaaaatgcatgcatttatattataaacCGCGCACAGGCTGCTTTCCCCAGCAAAACTATTATCCGCAGGCTCATAATACTATAATGATACAGCCTAGACAACACAACACTGTAATCTTAATGAAAGCCTGTTATAAAGAACACAGTTGTGCAGTTGGAATAAAACCAGTCAACAAAACAAACGCGGCTAATAATATATCAAATGAGCAGCTGGGGACATTTGCAGCGTCACTGTGTGAACCGTTATCTCCGGTCGAGGATGAATTAAACCGTTAAGATTGAGTGAGGTGGCTCAAATCATCTGAAGTTGACTGCAAAGCGCCTGTATTTACTCAATAGTGCACTGCCAGTGCCACACAAATAGAGAAAATAAGCTTTTGATCGCTAGTCAGTCGCTGCTTCTTTAGCTACAAACTTGGCTAGCCATCAGGCTAATAACATGTTAAGCTCTCTAGCTGTGAAACTGTTGTCATTAATGCCTACGTTAAAAGTTTCGGGTTTAAACACTAATGGGAATTATTTAATCAATGGAATGCCTTTCCGAAATTCACATAAATAGTTGTAGTGATTTCGAAAAGATACAAAAAGCCGGTGGGTTGCTAAGAACAACAAAAGACAGAGATGAGCTCCGTTAGCTCGCCTGCTAACTGCTAACATGACATCTCAAACTTACCAACATCTTGATCAAAGGGATTTGAATTGAAGAGAGGCATGGCCGAGATATACACGCGACGAAATCTAAGCTCGATCCTCTTCTTGTTCTTCTCCCTGTCAGCACTTGGTAAGAAGtgaattaataaacataataagaTAGAAACTACACTTAGTGTTGCTGATGGGATCCTCTCCTCAGTCACTTACTCGCAGCTCGAAAGCGGTGCATTCTGGGTAACAGAGCTATTGCTGGTGTGTGCACATACCACACCGTTAAAACACATAAACAGCTGGGCATATCCAAATAAACATGAGCGGGATGTAAACGAGATGTTTGTTATTCGACACTGGAGTCTGTTAGTCGGATAGTGTAAATGATGACTTTGTGAAGGTTAGGGAAATACAGCTAATAAATCATATGACTTAATCACATGGTAGACCCTATCTGACTCAGCAGTCACAAGATGAtgtggacatttttattttatttatttgctttgtcTTATTGGACGCTTagttaaaatatgaaattgtgTCTTTTATGATAGGGTAAGACCAGTTGTTAAGAGCTATATAagaggaaaaatttaaattacaaatggGTTTTCTCTAGCAGTGGAAAAAATctgaaatcttttaaaataaatattttgacattgtAACTagtaaataataatcaataaacaaataagtaaacTCAATAAAATCACACTGACCTACCTGACAAGGGAATTTTCTTTAAATGTAGCATAGgaatacattataaaattaaaaatgtaaatatatagcttacatatttaatatgtatataatgtaaattatttacaaatgttttctaatttatttactatatatatatatttttattgtaaggCTTATTTGACCAAAACACAgcttaaaacaataacatttctaaacactattaatttaaattaatattttctagTATATTTATAGTAAGATATAATtcgattttaaatatattgtatatttataatgcattataatattgttatattaaatatatagtatatttttaatgttatttattcctctgataacgacaaattaataatatgtttataaataaatgtaatatataataataattgtttcttgagcaccagatcagcatattaagaTGATTTCTAAAGTGATCCTTTGcatcaaaagaataaattacattttaaaaataaattcaaatagaaagacgtttttcaaattgtaaacatatttcataacattgttgtttttactgtatttttgatcaattaaattcaCTCTTTGTGAgcatatgaaacttttttttaatgaaaatttatCATAATTAGTGTGGCCATATGTGCTGTTAAAACAGGACACGTCCTGGTCAGGATTTTAATATTCCATAAAACATCAGAGTCCCATACAAATGCCCAGTATGGTCAGCCTAATCataatacatacatgtatacagtATTTCTGACAAGTACTGTGTATAGTTGCAAAACAATCTATGTTGCATTATTGTGTTACATATAGGACATTCCAcaattaaacatttatcaaaaggaTTTCAACATAAAGGATATTGAAAAATACcaactatattttatttcagataaaaacaTGGTCTTTGATGATAACTACATACATGTACATGTATTCAAATACACAACTATTTTATACATAGCTACTGCATaatcaaatatttgaaaaagGTATTTATAAAATCACATTAATGATGTCCAAGGTGTAAAACTCTGGTGTGAACAAATTCTGGATTATAGTCATTAAAACATATCAACATATTAATTGTAGCTTTACGGTTGGCTGTTAAaagctttattttcattaaagcaGCTACAAAGCTTTATTGTATTGCACTAGAATAATGTGGCATCAGCTTTGTTAATGACACAGGTAAAACAGGTATTTACAATTACATGATTACAATACATTACAGCGTTTTCACTTATCTAAACATTAACGTGACTGGTGATCAGTGTATTGTATAGTTTGCAGTCTTCTTCATGTCTGTCACATGTGACTCTCTGGGGAAAGCGATCGTTCGTGCTTTATGAGAGGATACTGTGACAGAAGTCTTCTGAACTGTCTCTGTGATTGTCTTATCCAATATGCTCTGTTCATTCACAACAGGTGCTATAAAACGGGAACTTTGGCTGTAAATAATGGAGAAAAGACTgcaatgaatgaaatgaactcGAGCACAGCAAACAGATAACTCTTTTCAACCAAAAGAAGCTAAAAAATGTTTGCAAGAAAGAAGAATTTGAacttacattcattcattcgttcgcAAATGAAACCAATGTGTTCTGTGCAGAAAAAGTCGTTCCAACTGCCCTCATATATTAGGCCGGCACAGTCCTCCCCAACCTCGTGACCATGGCTCCAGTTATCAGGCTGTCCAGGCTTCCATTTCCTTTCAATTAAAATCAGACAAGACTAATGGGGAATGCTTCCTCACACTGCCATCTACTCATTATATTACTGAGGATCCTCAAGATAATGGAATATGTCATACACtagatatattttatgtatttcagtTAATCACTCACGTGTAGTTGGGCAGGCTCCCATCCACCCATCTCCAGATGTTTTCCTCTGCTCTGTCAGTGAGGCCCAGCCAAAAGAAGCCCTTTCCAGAAATCTGCCTCTTTATCCATAGCTGTGATAGATAATAAAGTAGGCATTGTATAGAGTAATGTTAGGTTTAAAACTCAAGAGTCGTAACAAGATGCCCACAAGGCTATCTGTTACGATACACTGCAAAACTGCAAActgttttaataaagttaattctGTTTAAGACCCATTACATATTTGATAATAGTATCTAGGATTTACCTGCTCATCTTCATCATTAATAATCAGCATAGTTGAACTCTTGTTGCTGCATCTTTCCATCGTGTCATTAAAGTCCAGCATCTCTGATGAGAAGTAGTAACACGAGTCTCTGAAG
It encodes:
- the LOC113097312 gene encoding signal transducing adapter molecule 1-like; the protein is MPLFNSNPFDQDVEKATSELNTAEDWGLILDICDKIGQSRTGPKECLRSIMRRVNHKDPHVAMQALTLLGACVSNCGKIFHLEVCSREFASEVSNVLNKGHPKVCEKLKALMVEWAEDFRNDPQLSLISAMIKNLREQGVIFPAVGSQAAEQAKASPALVAKDPATSTNKKEEEDIAKAIELSLKDQRQPQVSLSGLYPSTSSLLTSHKAEGRKVRAIYDFEAAEDNELTFKSGEIITILDDSDPNWWKGETYQGVGLFPSNFVTADLTAEPEMMKTEKKTVQFSEDVQVETIEPEPEPVYIDEEKMDQLLQMIQSADPTDDQSDTCELLQLEAACNQMGPLIDQKLEDIDRKHSELSELNVKVMEALSLYANLMNEDPVYAMYAKLQSQQYYMQQTPNASQQVYPGQPTGGQYAMGSTAVPGYNVPMEQLSAMNQTGTPMAGQPAPTDVHMYMGQPPVYSPPPGSMPPADVQSYQTPAGAQCAMSQTPGYTGPSTQSLPAPADNQQTPYPEKALL